In the genome of Denticeps clupeoides chromosome 13, fDenClu1.1, whole genome shotgun sequence, one region contains:
- the cfap144 gene encoding cilia- and flagella-associated protein 144 — protein MSAPLVKGNAKDPVDLVHQNAIHVETILKEQRSQKLNTTFSINPYKKLHFLTDKPMTKNVNEQMEEDPEFLKAIHKACLKPKEKYTHPQTESQEIGWISTPLTSTDRSDRRLNFPRQNSEITKYMDAAWRLKEQTQNLS, from the exons ATGTCAGCGCCATTGGTCAAAGGAAATGCCAAAGACCCCGTGGATTTGGTGCATCAAAACGCGATCCACGTCGAGACGATCCTGAAAGAGCAAAGAAGCCAGAAGCTGAACACGACGTTCAGCATCAATCCATATAAAAAGC TTCATTTCTTGACCGATAAGCCGATGACGAAGAACGTGAACgagcagatggaggaggacC CTGAGTTTTTGAAGGCCATTCACAAAGCTTGTCTGAAACCGAAGGAGAAATACACCCATCCACAGACAGAGAGTCAAGAGATTGGCTGGATCTCCACCCCTCTG ACTTCCACAGATCGGAGTGACAGACGACTCAATTTTCCTCGGCAGAACTCAGAAATCACCAAGTACATGGATGCTGCATGGCGTTTAAAGGAACAGACCCAGAACCTCAGCTAA